The following proteins come from a genomic window of Mariniflexile sp. TRM1-10:
- a CDS encoding rod shape-determining protein MreD, translating into MNNTVFVHITRFISLVFLQVVLFSNINFSGYINPFVYIMFIALFPVKNNRFIIIFLSFFLGLTIDLFSDTGGIHAAACVFIAYIRPVILKFSFGVIYEHQTIKFNTVEFGEKLTYLTILTFLHHFVLFFLEMFSVSKIILVLQKTLFSSIFTILLILIITIIFSKKTK; encoded by the coding sequence ATGAATAACACTGTGTTTGTCCATATTACGCGTTTTATTTCATTGGTTTTTTTACAGGTCGTGTTGTTCAGTAATATTAACTTTTCAGGTTACATTAACCCATTTGTTTATATTATGTTTATAGCGTTGTTTCCTGTAAAAAACAATCGTTTTATTATTATTTTTTTAAGCTTTTTCTTAGGGCTAACTATCGATTTATTCTCAGATACTGGGGGTATTCACGCCGCAGCCTGTGTTTTTATAGCCTATATAAGACCCGTTATATTAAAATTCTCTTTTGGAGTAATTTACGAGCATCAAACTATAAAATTTAATACCGTTGAATTCGGTGAAAAACTAACCTATCTTACCATTCTCACTTTTCTACATCACTTTGTATTGTTTTTTTTAGAAATGTTTAGTGTTTCAAAAATAATATTAGTGCTTCAAAAAACGTTATTCTCAAGTATTTTTACTATTTTATTAATTCTAATTATAACCATTATTTTTAGTAAAAAAACTAAATGA
- the mreC gene encoding rod shape-determining protein MreC, producing MQQIINFIIRNKNFLLSLLLFSISFVFTIQTHSYHKSKFINSANFLTGGIYNSINNFTGYLNLKSQNQILAEENNRLKMLLFNSENKKDSTYIDTASYKGSYKFTLANVIRNTYSGANNFLLLNRGKNDGLKQDLGVISSKGVVGIVHGTSKHYATVISVLNTTNKISAQLKKTNHFGTLYWNAKSPYYIQLIDIPKIAPIVKGDTIITSGRSSIFPKGIPIGIIHDFKLDAAENYYEINIKLFNDMTNLEHVYTIENIDTDEINNLLNKTVNE from the coding sequence ATGCAACAGATTATTAATTTCATAATAAGAAACAAAAACTTTTTGTTGTCCTTGTTGCTGTTTTCTATTTCTTTTGTTTTTACAATTCAAACACATTCTTACCATAAAAGTAAGTTTATAAACTCTGCCAATTTTTTAACTGGAGGTATTTACAATTCCATTAATAATTTTACGGGTTATTTAAATTTGAAGTCTCAAAACCAAATATTGGCAGAAGAAAACAATCGTTTAAAAATGCTGCTGTTTAATTCTGAAAACAAAAAAGACTCTACCTATATAGATACGGCCTCTTACAAAGGTTCCTATAAATTTACGTTGGCAAACGTTATAAGAAACACCTATTCTGGCGCTAATAACTTCCTACTTTTAAATAGAGGAAAAAACGATGGTTTAAAACAAGATTTAGGGGTTATAAGCTCAAAAGGTGTTGTTGGTATTGTTCATGGTACCAGCAAACATTATGCAACGGTTATCTCTGTATTGAATACCACAAATAAAATTAGTGCTCAGCTAAAAAAAACAAATCATTTTGGCACACTTTACTGGAATGCCAAATCTCCTTATTACATTCAACTTATTGACATTCCTAAAATAGCTCCTATTGTAAAAGGCGATACTATTATTACATCGGGGCGTTCGTCCATTTTCCCTAAAGGAATTCCAATAGGTATTATACATGATTTTAAACTTGATGCCGCCGAAAATTATTATGAAATAAACATCAAATTGTTTAATGATATGACCAATCTTGAACATGTTTATACTATTGAAAATATTGATACTGACGAGATTAATAATTTATTAAACAAAACCGTCAATGAATAA
- a CDS encoding rod shape-determining protein, producing MGFFDFLTEEIAIDLGTANTLIIHNDKVVVDAPSIVARDRITGKIIAVGQEASLMQGKTHENIKTIRPLKDGVIADFDASEQMISMFIKNIPALKKKFFTPALRMVVCIPSGITEVEMRAVKESAERVNGKEVYLIHEPMAAAIGIGVDIMQPKGNMVVDIGGGTTEIAVIALGGIVCDKSVKIAGDVFTNDIVYYMRTQHNLYVGERTAEKIKIQIGAATEDLDLPPEDMSVQGRDLLTGKPKQVSISYREIAKALDKSILRIEDAVMETLSQTPPELAADIYNTGIYLAGGGSMLRGLDKRLSQKTDLPVYIAEDPLRAVVRGTGITLKNLAKYKSVLIK from the coding sequence ATGGGCTTTTTTGACTTCTTAACCGAAGAAATTGCAATAGATTTAGGTACTGCAAATACTCTTATTATTCATAACGACAAGGTTGTGGTTGACGCACCTTCCATTGTAGCTCGCGATAGAATTACCGGAAAAATTATTGCCGTCGGTCAAGAAGCCAGTTTAATGCAAGGGAAAACACATGAAAACATCAAAACCATTCGCCCCTTAAAAGACGGTGTTATTGCCGATTTTGATGCTTCAGAACAAATGATAAGTATGTTTATTAAAAACATACCCGCATTAAAAAAGAAATTCTTCACTCCGGCGCTTCGTATGGTAGTCTGTATTCCTTCGGGCATCACAGAAGTTGAAATGCGCGCAGTAAAAGAAAGTGCAGAACGTGTAAATGGTAAAGAAGTATATTTGATACACGAACCTATGGCGGCGGCTATTGGAATTGGGGTTGATATCATGCAACCTAAGGGTAATATGGTAGTTGATATAGGTGGTGGTACTACCGAAATTGCTGTTATTGCATTGGGCGGTATTGTTTGCGATAAATCGGTGAAAATTGCAGGTGACGTATTTACAAACGACATTGTTTACTACATGCGTACGCAACACAATTTATATGTGGGCGAGCGTACTGCGGAAAAAATAAAAATTCAAATTGGTGCTGCCACCGAAGACTTAGATTTACCTCCAGAAGACATGAGTGTTCAAGGACGTGATTTGCTTACCGGTAAGCCCAAACAAGTATCTATATCGTATAGAGAGATTGCAAAAGCATTGGACAAATCTATTTTACGTATTGAAGATGCCGTTATGGAAACCTTATCGCAAACACCTCCGGAATTAGCTGCCGATATTTATAATACGGGTATTTATTTAGCAGGTGGTGGTTCTATGCTAAGAGGATTAGACAAACGTTTATCTCAAAAAACAGACCTACCGGTTTACATAGCCGAAGACCCTTTACGTGCTGTTGTAAGAGGTACTGGTATTACGCTTAAAAATTTAGCTAAATACAAAAGCGTTTTGATTAAATAG
- the purH gene encoding bifunctional phosphoribosylaminoimidazolecarboxamide formyltransferase/IMP cyclohydrolase, producing the protein MSNEKTVKSALISVFSKEGLEPIVRKLNEQGVTIYSTGGTQTFINDLGIDVVPVEEVTSYPSILGGRVKTLHPKVFGGILNRQNHAGDASELETFEIPQIDVVIVDLYPFEKTVASGASEQDIIEKIDIGGISLIRAAAKNYADVVCVASVDDYAAFLELISANNGSISLENRKRFATKAFKVSSHYDTAIFNYFNKNNEETVLKISETNGNVLRYGENPHQKGFFFGDFDAMFTKLNGKELSYNNLLDVDAAVNLINEFKNEAPTFAILKHNNACGFAQSNTIHQAYKDALAGDPVSAFGGVLISNTEIDKATAEEISSLFCEVIIAPSYNTEALEILKGKKNRIILVLHDVELPQTNVRSCLNGILVQDRNMITDTIEGLTYVTNNKPSKNELEDLIFASKICKHTKSNTIVLVKNKQLFASGTGQTSRVDALEQAIHKAKTFNFDLNGAVMASDAFFPFPDCVEIAKKAGITAVIQPGGSIKDQLSIDYCNENNVAMVFTGTRHFKH; encoded by the coding sequence ATGAGCAACGAAAAAACAGTAAAATCAGCATTAATTTCTGTATTTAGTAAAGAAGGTTTAGAACCTATTGTTAGAAAACTAAACGAACAAGGTGTAACCATTTATTCTACTGGTGGTACCCAAACATTTATTAACGACTTAGGCATTGATGTAGTTCCTGTAGAAGAAGTAACATCATACCCATCTATTCTTGGTGGTCGTGTAAAAACATTACACCCAAAAGTGTTTGGAGGTATTTTAAACAGACAAAACCATGCAGGAGATGCCTCTGAATTAGAAACTTTTGAAATCCCTCAAATTGATGTCGTTATTGTTGATTTATATCCGTTTGAAAAAACTGTTGCTTCGGGCGCAAGTGAACAAGATATTATTGAAAAAATTGATATAGGTGGTATTTCGTTAATTCGTGCTGCTGCAAAAAATTACGCCGATGTTGTTTGTGTAGCATCTGTTGATGATTATGCAGCGTTTTTAGAACTTATTTCGGCTAATAACGGAAGTATTTCTTTAGAAAACAGAAAACGTTTTGCTACAAAAGCATTTAAAGTATCGTCGCACTACGACACTGCCATTTTTAATTACTTCAACAAAAACAACGAAGAAACTGTTTTAAAAATTAGCGAAACTAACGGAAACGTGTTGCGTTATGGCGAAAACCCGCACCAAAAAGGGTTTTTCTTTGGCGATTTTGATGCGATGTTTACTAAACTTAACGGAAAAGAATTAAGCTATAACAACTTATTGGATGTTGATGCCGCAGTGAATCTAATAAACGAATTCAAAAATGAAGCGCCCACATTTGCTATTCTAAAGCACAACAACGCTTGTGGTTTTGCTCAAAGCAACACCATTCACCAAGCGTATAAAGATGCTTTAGCTGGCGACCCTGTTTCTGCTTTTGGTGGTGTTTTAATTAGCAATACTGAAATAGATAAAGCAACTGCTGAAGAAATAAGTAGTTTATTCTGTGAAGTCATTATTGCTCCCTCATACAATACTGAAGCTTTAGAAATCCTTAAAGGAAAGAAAAACAGAATCATATTAGTTCTTCATGATGTAGAGTTGCCTCAAACCAATGTAAGAAGCTGTTTAAATGGCATTTTGGTTCAAGATAGAAACATGATTACAGACACTATTGAAGGATTAACTTATGTGACCAACAATAAACCATCAAAAAACGAGTTAGAAGATTTAATATTTGCTTCAAAAATTTGCAAGCACACAAAATCCAACACCATCGTTTTAGTTAAAAACAAACAATTATTTGCTAGCGGAACCGGACAAACCAGTCGTGTAGATGCTTTAGAGCAAGCTATCCATAAAGCGAAAACTTTTAATTTCGATTTAAACGGTGCTGTTATGGCTAGCGACGCATTTTTCCCGTTTCCAGATTGTGTGGAAATTGCAAAGAAAGCTGGTATTACCGCTGTAATTCAACCAGGTGGTTCTATTAAAGATCAGTTAAGTATTGATTATTGTAATGAAAATAACGTTGCTATGGTGTTTACTGGAACGCGTCATTTTAAACACTAA
- a CDS encoding GAF domain-containing protein, whose product MIFEQLKPQVEAIVSNTSKTVNERLLNICELLEKHVSYYNWVGFYFRNGKKEELILGPYVGAPTDHTVIPFGKGICGQVAVSNQNFVVPDVTAQDNYIACSITVKAEIVIPIFVNGENIGQIDIDSNTPDPFTEADERFLEFVCAQVASILE is encoded by the coding sequence ATGATTTTCGAACAACTAAAACCCCAAGTAGAAGCTATTGTTTCAAACACCAGCAAAACGGTAAACGAACGCCTGTTAAATATTTGCGAACTCCTTGAAAAACACGTTAGCTATTACAACTGGGTTGGGTTTTATTTTAGAAATGGCAAAAAAGAGGAACTTATTTTGGGCCCGTATGTTGGCGCACCAACCGATCATACTGTAATTCCTTTTGGAAAAGGTATTTGCGGACAAGTAGCGGTTAGCAACCAAAACTTTGTGGTTCCCGATGTGACAGCCCAAGATAATTATATAGCTTGCAGCATTACGGTTAAAGCTGAAATTGTTATCCCCATTTTTGTAAATGGCGAAAATATTGGGCAAATTGATATCGACTCTAACACGCCAGACCCTTTTACTGAAGCAGACGAACGTTTTTTAGAGTTTGTTTGCGCACAAGTTGCCTCCATACTGGAGTAA
- a CDS encoding helix-turn-helix domain-containing protein: MNDLNLSQRVKGLRNQRGMTQELLAEDSGLSLRTIQRIENAETVPRGDSLKRLAIALNTTPDEIIDWKIQEDKGYLILMSLSALGFLFFPILGIILPLVFWILKKDKLKNVNELGKSMLNFEITWSIVLFSYSILLFLGVISPIFKHITPFSVFKAYVPIIILYIYNFTIIIINTVRVSNGKKYNYIPSLRIFK; this comes from the coding sequence ATGAACGATTTGAATTTATCACAAAGAGTAAAAGGTTTAAGAAATCAGAGAGGAATGACTCAAGAGTTATTGGCTGAAGATTCTGGTTTGAGCTTAAGAACAATTCAAAGAATTGAAAATGCCGAAACAGTACCCAGAGGGGATTCTTTAAAAAGATTAGCAATTGCGCTAAATACAACGCCCGATGAAATTATTGATTGGAAAATTCAAGAGGATAAAGGGTATTTAATATTAATGAGCTTATCTGCTCTTGGATTTTTATTCTTTCCTATATTAGGAATTATTCTTCCTTTAGTTTTTTGGATACTTAAAAAGGATAAACTGAAAAATGTGAATGAGCTTGGTAAATCCATGTTAAATTTTGAGATAACTTGGTCTATTGTGCTTTTTTCATACTCCATTTTATTGTTTCTTGGAGTCATTAGTCCTATATTTAAACACATAACTCCTTTTAGTGTCTTTAAGGCATATGTTCCAATAATCATTTTATATATTTATAATTTTACAATAATTATTATAAATACGGTTAGAGTTTCAAATGGCAAAAAATACAATTATATTCCTTCTCTAAGGATATTCAAATAA
- the xrtF gene encoding exosortase family protein XrtF, protein MKALLVKYKLVIKFILAFLLTYIILSILYKFYLQFSDGAKFYPDYMTHLVAKQSESLLNTFGYHAQVLPHPNEPSVKLIVNNQYLARVVEGCNSISVIILFVSFIVAFASKFKTTFFYILSGSVLIYTVNLLRIVLLTIGLYHYPYQKDIFHKVVFPAIIYGMVFLLWVFWVNRFSKLKRGNE, encoded by the coding sequence TTGAAAGCACTTTTAGTAAAATATAAGTTGGTTATAAAGTTTATACTTGCGTTTTTATTGACGTATATTATTCTGTCAATACTCTATAAGTTTTATTTGCAGTTTTCTGACGGGGCTAAATTTTACCCAGATTACATGACGCACTTAGTGGCTAAACAAAGTGAATCGTTATTAAATACTTTTGGATATCATGCACAAGTGTTGCCACATCCAAATGAACCATCAGTGAAGCTAATTGTTAACAACCAATATTTAGCACGTGTTGTTGAAGGCTGTAATTCTATTAGTGTTATTATATTATTTGTGTCATTTATCGTGGCTTTTGCTTCTAAGTTTAAAACAACATTTTTCTACATCCTTTCGGGAAGTGTTTTGATTTATACAGTTAATTTATTGCGCATTGTTCTGTTAACTATAGGTTTGTATCATTATCCATATCAAAAAGATATTTTTCATAAGGTTGTTTTTCCTGCTATTATTTATGGGATGGTATTTTTATTGTGGGTTTTTTGGGTGAATCGTTTTTCAAAATTGAAGAGAGGCAATGAATAA
- a CDS encoding exosortase F system-associated membrane protein has translation MNNPTKYILLIVLFGLLILVRVFEDDLFYDPYLTFFQNDYLYIDSPRREIFKVAMFTTFRYILNTVISLGILYVVFKNKSIIKFSVFIYTLAFVTLMAIYLYFVINPRQEDYYLFFNVRRFIIQPIILMLLLPAFYYNKLKT, from the coding sequence ATGAATAATCCAACAAAATACATCTTATTAATTGTGTTATTCGGATTGTTGATTTTAGTTCGAGTTTTTGAAGACGACTTGTTTTACGATCCTTATTTAACATTTTTTCAAAACGATTACTTGTATATTGATAGTCCCAGACGCGAAATTTTTAAAGTCGCCATGTTTACTACATTTCGATATATTTTAAATACAGTCATTTCATTAGGCATACTCTATGTGGTTTTTAAAAACAAAAGCATTATAAAGTTCTCAGTGTTTATATACACGTTGGCTTTTGTAACTTTAATGGCCATTTATTTGTATTTTGTTATTAACCCAAGACAAGAAGACTACTATTTATTTTTTAATGTACGCAGGTTTATCATTCAACCCATCATTTTAATGCTGTTGCTTCCTGCATTTTATTACAATAAACTTAAAACTTAA
- a CDS encoding S9 family peptidase: MHIFKLVFNFKSKLKVSLVFLFISLLSIQGFSQDSGLKWSNDGKSYYTIQSEGIVQHTLPSNDAKVLISKEQLIPSGSNTPLTVSYFTFSKDEQKVLLFTNTKRVWRLNTKGDYWVLDMVTGALQQLGKTLPEASLMFAKISPDGKLAAYVSDNNIYVEDLSNSKIKALTTDGTATLINGTFDWVYEEEFACRDGFRWSLDSKSIAYWQIDASDTKTFYMINNTDSIYSQIVPLEYPKVGETPSSCKVGVVTIDDVKTTWMDIPGNPRQNYLVRMEFIPATENLLIQQLNRKQNQSKLFIAEPRTGISKVIQEETDAAWVDIYQAGNHYSIDFTNNFIWYNNGKNILWTSEKDGWRHLYNVSLEGKKEQLITKGAYDFIDLSYIDTKNGYVYFMASPNNATQSYLYKTKLNGKGTLELVSPKALEGTHSYNVSPTGAFAVHSFSNHFTKPASELISFENHKPISTEASIEANLSRLQETSKVEFFKVTTAEGVEMDGWMVKPTNFDASKKYPVVFYVYSEPASTTVNDSYGAGRNWNYNGSMADDGYIYISLDNRGTPAPKGRAWRKSIYRNIGRINIKDQAMAAEEILKWHFVDPERIAVWGHSGGGSATLNLLFQYPEIYKTGISLAAISNQLTYDNIYQERYMGLPQENMEDFVKGSPVTYAENLQGNLLYIHGTGDDNVHYQNAEILVNELVKHNKQFQFMPYPNRTHGIREGEGTTAHLKTLFTNYLKTYCPPGGR, translated from the coding sequence ATGCACATTTTTAAATTGGTTTTTAATTTCAAAAGCAAACTTAAAGTATCCTTAGTTTTTTTATTTATTAGTTTGTTGTCAATCCAAGGGTTTTCGCAAGACTCAGGATTAAAATGGTCTAACGATGGTAAATCGTATTATACAATTCAAAGCGAGGGCATTGTTCAGCATACCTTACCTTCTAATGATGCTAAAGTATTAATATCAAAAGAGCAATTAATACCTAGCGGTAGTAACACACCTTTGACAGTAAGTTATTTTACGTTTTCAAAAGATGAGCAAAAAGTGTTGCTGTTTACTAATACCAAACGTGTATGGCGATTAAATACCAAAGGGGATTATTGGGTTTTAGATATGGTAACAGGCGCTTTACAACAACTAGGTAAAACTTTGCCGGAAGCATCGCTTATGTTTGCTAAAATATCTCCCGATGGTAAATTGGCTGCCTATGTAAGTGACAATAATATATATGTTGAAGACTTAAGCAACTCAAAAATAAAAGCACTAACGACCGATGGGACTGCAACATTAATCAACGGAACGTTTGATTGGGTTTATGAAGAAGAATTTGCCTGTCGCGATGGTTTTCGTTGGAGTTTAGATAGTAAATCGATAGCCTATTGGCAAATTGATGCGAGCGATACCAAGACGTTTTATATGATTAATAACACCGACTCTATTTATTCGCAAATAGTGCCTTTGGAATACCCCAAAGTTGGCGAAACACCGTCGTCTTGTAAAGTCGGTGTTGTAACTATTGATGATGTAAAAACCACATGGATGGATATTCCAGGAAATCCACGTCAAAATTATTTGGTGCGTATGGAGTTTATACCAGCAACCGAAAACTTATTAATTCAGCAATTAAACAGAAAACAAAACCAAAGCAAACTTTTTATTGCTGAACCAAGAACGGGTATTTCTAAAGTTATACAAGAAGAAACCGATGCAGCTTGGGTAGATATCTATCAAGCAGGAAACCACTATAGCATCGATTTTACCAACAATTTTATTTGGTACAACAACGGAAAAAATATTTTATGGACTTCAGAAAAAGATGGTTGGAGGCATTTATATAACGTGTCTTTAGAAGGAAAGAAAGAGCAATTAATAACCAAAGGCGCCTACGATTTTATAGACCTGTCATACATTGATACCAAAAATGGCTATGTGTATTTTATGGCATCGCCCAACAATGCCACACAAAGCTATCTTTACAAAACGAAGCTAAATGGTAAAGGAACTTTAGAGTTGGTAAGCCCAAAAGCATTAGAAGGCACACATAGTTATAACGTATCGCCAACAGGTGCTTTTGCCGTGCATTCGTTTTCAAACCATTTTACAAAACCAGCTTCTGAGCTTATTTCGTTTGAAAACCATAAACCAATTAGTACGGAAGCCAGTATAGAAGCCAATCTGTCTAGATTGCAAGAGACGTCTAAAGTTGAATTTTTTAAAGTGACTACTGCCGAAGGCGTTGAAATGGATGGATGGATGGTAAAACCAACCAATTTTGATGCTTCAAAAAAATACCCCGTAGTGTTTTATGTGTATTCTGAACCTGCATCTACAACGGTAAACGATTCTTATGGCGCAGGTAGAAACTGGAATTATAATGGTAGTATGGCAGATGATGGCTATATTTACATATCATTGGATAACCGAGGGACACCAGCACCAAAAGGGCGCGCATGGCGTAAAAGTATTTATAGAAACATAGGAAGAATTAATATTAAAGACCAAGCCATGGCAGCCGAAGAAATACTAAAGTGGCATTTTGTAGATCCAGAACGTATTGCAGTTTGGGGGCATAGTGGAGGCGGTTCAGCAACTTTAAATTTGTTGTTTCAATATCCTGAAATTTATAAAACGGGCATTTCATTAGCGGCTATTTCAAACCAGTTAACTTACGATAACATCTATCAAGAACGTTATATGGGCTTGCCACAAGAAAATATGGAAGATTTTGTAAAGGGGTCGCCTGTAACGTATGCTGAAAATTTACAAGGCAACTTATTGTATATTCATGGTACCGGCGATGATAATGTACATTACCAAAATGCCGAAATTTTAGTAAACGAATTGGTAAAACACAACAAACAGTTTCAGTTTATGCCGTATCCAAACCGTACACATGGTATTCGGGAAGGCGAAGGCACGACAGCGCATTTAAAAACATTGTTCACTAATTATTTAAAAACGTATTGCCCACCGGGAGGCAGGTAA
- the groL gene encoding chaperonin GroEL (60 kDa chaperone family; promotes refolding of misfolded polypeptides especially under stressful conditions; forms two stacked rings of heptamers to form a barrel-shaped 14mer; ends can be capped by GroES; misfolded proteins enter the barrel where they are refolded when GroES binds) — MAKDIKFDIEARDGLKRGVDALANAVKVTLGPKGRNVIISKSFGAPQVTKDGVTVAKEIELKDALENMGAQMVKEVASKTNDLAGDGTTTATVLAQAIVKEGLKNVAAGANPMDLKRGIDKAVEAIVKDLEKQSKKVGNSSEMIKQVASISANNDDTIGDLIAKAFDKVGKEGVITVEEAKGMETYVDVVEGMQFDRGYLSPYFVTDTDKMIVDLDNPYILLFDKKISNLQEILPILEPVAQSGRPLLIVAEDVDGQALATLVVNKLRGGLKIAAVKAPGFGDRRKAMLEDIAILTGGTVISEERGFTLENADLSMLGTAETVTIDKDNTTIVNGSGDADAIKGRVNQIKAQIEITTSDYDKEKLQERLAKLAGGVAVLYVGAASEVEMKEKKDRVDDALHATRAAVEEGIVAGGGVALVRAKSVLEKITTENLDETTGIQIVARAIEAPLRTIVENAGGEGSVVVSKVMEGKGSFGYDAKSETYVDMLKAGIIDPKKVTRIALENAASVAGMILTTECALIDIKEDAPAMPGGMGGGMPGMM, encoded by the coding sequence ATGGCAAAAGATATAAAATTTGATATTGAAGCACGCGACGGTTTAAAACGTGGTGTTGATGCATTAGCAAATGCAGTAAAAGTAACTTTAGGCCCTAAAGGTCGTAACGTTATTATTAGCAAATCATTCGGAGCACCTCAGGTAACTAAAGATGGTGTGACTGTAGCTAAAGAAATTGAATTAAAAGACGCTCTTGAAAACATGGGCGCACAAATGGTAAAAGAAGTTGCTTCTAAAACCAACGATTTAGCCGGCGATGGTACTACGACTGCGACCGTTTTAGCACAAGCTATCGTAAAAGAAGGCTTAAAAAATGTGGCTGCTGGTGCTAACCCAATGGATTTAAAACGTGGGATAGACAAAGCTGTTGAAGCTATTGTTAAGGATTTAGAAAAACAATCAAAGAAAGTAGGTAACTCTTCTGAAATGATTAAACAAGTGGCTTCTATTTCTGCTAATAACGACGATACTATTGGCGATTTAATTGCTAAAGCATTTGACAAAGTTGGTAAAGAAGGTGTTATTACTGTTGAAGAAGCTAAAGGAATGGAAACGTATGTTGACGTTGTTGAAGGTATGCAGTTTGACAGAGGTTATCTATCGCCTTACTTCGTAACAGATACCGACAAAATGATTGTAGATTTAGACAATCCTTATATCTTATTATTCGACAAAAAGATTTCTAACTTACAGGAAATCCTTCCCATACTAGAACCAGTAGCACAATCTGGTCGTCCGTTATTAATTGTTGCCGAAGATGTTGATGGTCAAGCATTGGCTACTTTGGTGGTTAACAAATTACGTGGCGGATTAAAAATTGCAGCTGTAAAAGCACCAGGATTCGGAGACAGACGTAAAGCCATGTTAGAAGACATCGCGATCTTAACGGGTGGTACTGTTATTTCTGAGGAACGCGGTTTCACTTTAGAGAATGCCGATTTAAGCATGCTAGGTACCGCTGAAACTGTTACTATTGATAAAGATAACACGACTATTGTAAATGGTTCTGGTGATGCCGATGCTATTAAAGGACGTGTAAACCAAATAAAAGCACAAATTGAAATCACTACAAGCGATTACGATAAAGAAAAATTACAAGAGCGTTTAGCTAAATTAGCTGGTGGTGTTGCAGTGCTTTATGTTGGTGCTGCTTCTGAAGTAGAAATGAAAGAGAAAAAAGACCGTGTTGATGACGCATTACACGCTACAAGAGCTGCTGTTGAAGAAGGTATTGTTGCCGGTGGCGGTGTTGCCTTAGTAAGAGCAAAATCGGTTTTAGAAAAAATTACAACGGAAAACCTTGATGAAACAACAGGCATTCAAATTGTAGCACGTGCTATTGAAGCACCTTTACGCACCATTGTTGAAAATGCAGGTGGCGAAGGTAGTGTCGTAGTTTCTAAAGTTATGGAAGGCAAAGGATCGTTTGGTTACGATGCAAAGTCTGAAACTTATGTAGATATGCTAAAAGCAGGTATTATCGATCCTAAAAAAGTAACACGTATTGCCTTAGAAAATGCGGCATCGGTTGCTGGAATGATTTTAACTACCGAGTGCGCTTTAATTGACATCAAAGAAGATGCTCCAGCTATGCCAGGCGGTATGGGTGGCGGTATGCCAGGAATGATGTAA
- a CDS encoding co-chaperone GroES: protein MALNIKPLADRVLIEPAPAETKTASGIIIPDNAKEKPQKGTVIAAGKGTKDEPITVKIGDTVLYGKYAGTELKLEGKDYLIMRESDILAII, encoded by the coding sequence ATGGCATTAAACATTAAACCATTAGCAGACCGCGTTCTTATTGAACCTGCACCCGCTGAAACTAAAACAGCATCGGGAATCATTATTCCAGATAACGCTAAAGAAAAACCACAAAAAGGAACCGTTATTGCTGCTGGAAAAGGCACCAAAGATGAGCCTATTACCGTTAAAATTGGCGATACTGTTTTATATGGTAAATATGCTGGCACCGAACTTAAATTAGAAGGTAAAGATTATTTAATAATGCGTGAAAGCGACATTCTTGCGATCATCTAA